In Desulfosporosinus youngiae DSM 17734, the genomic stretch AGGCGTGTGCTTCATCTACATAGAAGCTGATGATTTTAGGTAACCCGGACAGTTCCATAATCTTATAAATGTGAGGGGGTACATTCGTGATTTTAAGTTTCCCGCCCACGGGAAGTAGTTTCTTATACCTGCCCAGGATTACACCCAGTCCAGAACTGTCAACAAACCGAACACCTTGAAGATTAAGGATGACCGTACGTATCCCTCGTTTCTCAATCTCGCTATCAATGGCTTGTCGAAGAGCAGAAGCTGTATGCATATCCAGTTCGCCGTCTAA encodes the following:
- the spoIIAA gene encoding anti-sigma F factor antagonist, with translation MNLEKKIERLTLLIRLDGELDMHTASALRQAIDSEIEKRGIRTVILNLQGVRFVDSSGLGVILGRYKKLLPVGGKLKITNVPPHIYKIMELSGLPKIISFYVDEAHAYEEGRGA